The bacterium genome includes the window CGGAAACATTCAGCCGGACCGACGCATTGGATCGGGGATGGCGTATCGAAAACGAGGATTTTACTCCCACAACTTGGCGACGATATGACGGTTCAAACTCAAACGATGGCTGTGCGCAAATGCCGTTCATCGAATCGTTTGCCAACGGTTCCGCTGACATCCTTTGGACGCCGCCGATTTACACAGTTGGTTGTCCGACGTTAACGCTCTCATTCGATTGGTCCTATGTTGCATTAATTGGAAATGACGATACCCTCAAAATCTGTTATGTGATAAATGACGGATTCCGCTCGGAAGCGATTTGGCAACGCTACGCATCTGGCGGCAACCAGCAGACCACCCTGATCGCAGGCGTTGGCGGGTCGGTTACTTATCCCGGTATCGGCGGGATGTGGGGTCACGCGGAAATCGAAGTCCCAGCGGAAGTATTGGGGCAAGTGAAAGTCAGTATCGGATTCTGTGGTGTTAATGGCGGCGGAAGTAATCTATTCGTCGATAATGTGAACATCACGGGTTGGCCGACCGCGCCAGCAGCACCGGAAATTCTTGGCGCATCGTTTAGCAACAACTGGTTCACCCTGTCTTGGGCGCCGGTGCAGGAAAATATTACATACTACAAGATATACCGTAGTTTGGATCCGTACTTTACACCATCACCGGAAAACTTCCGTGCACAAGTGCATATCGCCTACACCGAATGGACCGATACGGGCGTTGCCGGTCAGTACTACTATCGGGTAACGGCATTCAATGGGGCATCGACCGATGAAGTCGATGTACCCGTTCGGATGAATTTACCGCCGCCGCCATCGACGAAACAGTAGCACATTGTAGATTGTTTAATGAACTCGACCAAATGATAAAATGCCCGTTGCAAAACGGGCATTTTCACAAATTGCGTTTACTGTGAATTACAAGATCACGATCCGGCTAAGCAGATACACTGCGGTCGAGCTGCTGCTGGTGCGAACAATTAAACGGTTTTCACCGGCTTGCAACCAGTTGCCGATGCGCCACTCGTCAAAGCCCGGGGGGTCCTCCCGATCAAGATTACGCGTCGGTGTAACATCGCCTGCAACAGTTTTCCCGTTTAATTCAACCGAAATTCGGGTTTTACCGCTGACAGTGAAGGGATAGGAACGATTGGTCGCATAACCGAACAGTCGCAGCTTAAGGTTATTCTTATCGATGCCATCCGGTAGAACGAAGCGAAGCTCAATCGCATCGGAACCGGCAGGGTTGCGGTTCTGATAGCCATATCCCAACTCCCACGACCAGAAGTTCACATCTTTGAAATATTTCTTTTGTGGACCATTCGCATTGTCAGTAGTGAAATTCCCATCGGCATAAACACCGTAAAGAATTGATGCGTCGCCGCTTCTCACGCCGCCTTGATTGTCAATAGAAACCACTAAGGACAATAACGGTTCGTAGGTTCCCACGATTGTTGCAACCGAATTACCAGAAGTTATCGAGACATGTACCGGAGCCGGGGTGCGATATCCTTCCACAGCGCCAAACGAGAGGGTGTACTCACCATACGCGAGCGGTTCGATCGTGACTTCACCTGTTCCGCGCAAAGAGCCGTCAAGGAACACTTTACCATTGATCGGGCGGGTACTGACGAATGCTCTGCCTTGAGTCGCCTGTGCTTCCGCCACCAACTGAAACAACAGATTTTGCATTGAACTCGCCGTTGCCAGCGAAACAATTTGTTCGCCGTCGATGGCGCGATAGCCGCTTTTCTTTACGACAATCCGATGGATCCCCAGTGGCAATGTTGCAACATGCGGGGTAAGCTTACTGGTCGGTGTGTTGTCGATCCATACTTCAGCGCCGGAGGGATCGCTTTCGATTCGTACCGATGCATATTTCGCATCGATTACACGCGGGTTTTCCTCTGATGACTTTAAGTACTCCTGCTCACCGAGACCTCGCTCCGGTACTGGATTCGTTTGAGGAACGCCACGCTTAAAAACCGAAGGTAAAGCAGCGCGCGGTGCCGGTTGCTGAGCGACGGGTGTCTCAGTCATTGTATTTGGATCGCCCGGGATCAAGCGAAAGGAGGCGAATGATTTCGATTTTCTTTGAACGTCGATTACCAGCGACTCTGGAGAACACACAAAGTGTTGCATGGTTACTTTTATCGTGTATTTGCCAAAGCTGTTGGTGCGAAACTCGTACGGCGTTACCCCGATTTTGATGCCATTGATTTGTACAACGGCACCACGCGGTTCGGATTCGACGATTACCAAAGCTTTTCGGTCACGTAGTACAAATTGGTATAACGCCCACCCGCCAGCTAATGCAAAGACAAATCCGATCAGCAGAACTGCTTTCAGTTGATCGCGGCCACGTTTGATTTCCGGCGCAATGTCCGGATCAGTCCAGAATTCCCAAAACCTCGATCTCATACTGTATGCCTACCCAAGTTGTTCCAGAATGATCCAGAGTTATAAATACCGGTTTATGTACTTCTTTTGGTGTTAATGCGAACACGATGCCCGCCGCGCCGATGAATGCCGCCGCCAATCCAAATCCGCGCATTTTCTCGCCGACCGAGCGTTCATGTGCCGGATCTTCTCCAGCATTCTCCAGTTCATTTGCCCGGTTGAAGTGCGACCGCGATTGAAAAACATTGTACACCCCGAATCCCATCACCACTGCCGAGGGGATTACCCAGTTGGCATAGGGGCGCATCTTCATCGATTTCAGTTTTACTGCCGGAAGACCCGGCGACGTGACCACTGGATTCTTGCCTGGAACCGGCGCGATATCGGGACGAGGAAGCGATGTTCCTTCCGGTTCGATAATCTCCAGCAAATCGCTCCAGATGAAACTCCGAGCGCCAAATTCGCCCCGAGTGAACACCGAGTCCCTCGATTGGAACACCGAATCGGCTTCGAACGGCGAGCCATTAACCGGATAAACAACGTACGGTTTGGCTAAAGACACCGTTACTAAAACCAGCAAAGTTCCAATGGTACGATAGAAAACATTCATAGTGCAAACCTTCGAGAAGGTAATTCGGATGCATCGGAACTGCAACCGGATTGAAGAAAGCATCCTCCGTTTGTGGAGTTACGTTCTACATGTTACTTTTTGTCGAACCAGAAGGAGTAATTTATGGATACCCCCCCACCCGATGCGACACCGGTTGAAGCAATTCAATGGGCATTGCATCATGAAATCGACGCGGAGAAAATCTATTTTCAACTAGCGCAGCAGATGACCAATCCTGCGACACGTAAGATGTTCCTCGAACTTGCCAACGAAGAGGCAAAACACAAACTGTTGTTACAAGCCGAACTCGACCGCTACCTCTACCAGGAGAATTAACATGTCCGACTCCGCAGCGGCTGGGTCCCCGATGACCGTCGATATTGGAATTATCGGAGCGGGACCGGTCGGTTTGTATGCGACGTTTTATGCCGGATTGCGCGGGATGTCAGCAATCGTCTTCGATAGTATGCCACAACCGGGCGGGCAATTGCAAGCGCTGTACCCCAAAAAGAAGATATACGACGTTCCCGGGTTCCCGGCGATTCTTGCCGAAGAGTTGGTGAACAACTTGCACGAGCAATCGGTACGCTACAAGCCCGAAGTGCGGCTGAATACCCGTATCGATACGCTGGTGCCCGCTGGCGAAGGGTTTGCCCTAACAACCGTCCACGGTGATACGCTGCAGGTTCGCAGTGTGTTGATTGCGGCAGGATTGGGCGCGTTTCTGCCCCGCAAACTCGATTTACAGGACGCGCAGAAACTCGAAGAGCGCGGCGTGTATTACGTCGTCCACAACCCCGAACAATTTCACGGGAAGCGTTTATTGATCATTGGCGGTGGCGATAGTGCAATCGATTGGGGTTTGACGCTCGTACCCCATGCTAAAGAGTTGACGCTAATTCATCTGATGAAAAAGTTTCAAGCCCATGAGATGAATGTTAACGAATTATTGAACACCAAAGCGAATGTTCATGTCGAATATCAATTGAAGACGATTCACGGTGACGAACATGTCGAGGCGGCGACCATCGTCAATAATGTCACTGGTGAAGAAAAGACGATTGCGGTCGATGCGATTCTTTGCTTTATCGGATTCCTTACCAATTTAGGACCGATTAAAGAATGGGGATTGGCGATTCGCGGGAATGGCGTCGTAGTTGATTTCGATATGTCGACGAATATCCCAGGAATCTTTGCGGCGGGCGATATCGTTTACCACCCCGGAAAAATCCGCTTGATTTCCACCGGATTCAGCGAAGCGGCGATTGCCGTGAATAATGCGAAACACTACCTCAATCCGAAAGACAAAATTCAGCCGGGCCATTCCTCGAATATGAAGATGGAATAGGTGCTGGGTGTTGGGTATTGGGTGATGGGTGTTGGGTAGCGGCAGGTCTCCAGACCTGTTGATTTTGAGTAAGGGCGAACCTCGTGTTCGCCCTTTTTTTTGATAACGACAATCGATAGTAGGGGCAGACCCTATGTTCGCCCTTTTTTTACAGGTCTGGAGACCTGTCAGTACCCATTTGTCCCGCGACAGGAATGTCGCGGCCACGCATATTTTACCGATCCCCGAATCCCGAATTCCGAACCCCTACAACGTAGGACAGACACTCTTGTCTGTCCATAAAAAAAGAGAGGCGTATACCATACGCCCCTACTTTCCACCACCCATTGCCGATTGCCCAACCCCCATCACCTTACACCCTACACCCTACACCTTTCACCTTAGAAGAACCATCTTCCTAGTCTGTGTGAATTCACCCGATTGCAATCGTACGAAATATGTACCAGTTGCGAGGGTTGTGCCATCGAATTTGATTTGATACGATCCCGGATTCTGATGGAAATTTACGAGGGTTGCCACTTCCCGACCGGTGATATCGAATACCTTTAAATCGACTTTTCCCATTTTCGGAATTGTGTATTCGATGGTAGTGGTCGCATTGAATGGGTTGGGGTAATTGGGGTGAAGGGAGAACTTTCTTAGTAAGTTTGCATTATTGATTTCATTCACAGCAACACAATCGGCAAAACTGAAAATATGAAAACTATTAGCACCATAGACAAAAGCTATTGAATCAGTAAGAGTTAGTTTTCGAATTCCTTGGTTATCCGGGAGTGAATAATACCCTATTTCTCGCATATTTAATGGGCTTGAAGCGTCGATTATCCTTAAGCCACTAGTGCTTGACGCTACGAAAGCTAAGTTACCTGAAAATCGAACATCATAGGCAATTCCCTGAATAGGAAACCTCCCAACAACATTGAGATATGGCACTGACAGATCAAAAACGCTCAAACCCATCATGGTACTTGCAATAAGTTGATTATCCGTTAAAGCAACAGCAAAAAATGGCGAGGTGCTTGCGATACCACTGATTTGGATTAGTTGTCTGTTGACATCATGTACTTCAATACTATAAACGCTGTCACCTACATAAGTATCTCGACAGACTAAACTGATGATACTATCATGTAAAGCAATCGAGCAAGGGCTATTAGTGCTCGTGACGATAGAATTATTCAGGCGGTGATCATTTGATATTACAGTTTTGGTAAGAAAAGCTTCGGTACAGGCAAAGATAGAATTTCCGGACTGCACCATACATCGATAATTCTGACTTCTGGGTTGTATGATTGAATCGATTACGATGGGTGTTAGCCTGTTATGAATATCCAGTGATCTCATAACATTACCGCTACAATAATAGAGGTAATCCCCGTCTATTGCTGAACATGCTATTGAGCTTATTGTATCAAAGGAACTAACTTCAAGCGGTTGAGTGGGGTTTGCGATGTTAAAAATATGGAGCCCTGAGCTCCCGCTAACGTATGCAAAGTCTCCATTTACAGTTACCGACGTAACATTGTATGGGCAGGCTACACTTGATAGTCGTCTCACCCCCAAACTATCCTGCGCGAAGGTAGCGGAGCAGAGAAATAGCGTTGACGTTAGAAGAACGGTAGCAGAAAACATACGGGTGGAACACATGGGTTTACCCTCCCTGAGTTGGCAAGCGAGTTTCTCGTATTAAGAAAGTAGTAACGCATTTTCCCGATTTCAAGCGAAATTCCCTATCTTAGAAAAGAATCCTCACAGAATGTTAACAATTGTTCGCGACCTTTGGTCCGTTGGGTACCGGGGAGTGGTTCCCGACCAAGCGAGTGTTGTCAGTAATGGAAAGCCATGACCAACGAATATGTAATCGAAGTTGCCAATCTTGATTTTTTCTACGGTGCGACCCAAGCGCTGCATACGATCAACTTGCAGCTCGAGCGGAATAAAGTCACTGCGCTCATCGGACCATCCGGGTGCGGTAAATCGACGTTTCTCCGCACTCTGAACCGGATGAACGATTTAATTCTCGGTACCCGACTCACCGGTTCGATTCAAATCGACGGCGTCGATATCTACGCGCCGACCACTGATATTTTCGCCCTTCGCCGCAAAGTCGGCATGGTCTTCCAAAAATCAAATCCGTTCCCGAAATCGATTTTCGATAATGTCGCCTACGGACCTCGTATTCACGGCATCAGCGACCGTACGATTCTTTCTGAAATTGTCGAAACCAGTTTGAAGCAAGCGGCGTTGTGGGAGGAAGTGAAAGACCGCCTCGACCGCAATGCGCTTGGTCTCTCCGGCGGTCAGCAACAACGGTTGTGTATCGCCCGCGCGCTCGCCGTGAAGCCGGAAATTCTCCTGATGGATGAACCGGCATCGGCGCTCGACCCCCAAGCCACCACCCGCATCGAAGATTTAATCGCCGACTTGAGCGAGAAGTACACTATCGTCATCGTTACCCATAACATGCAACAAGCGGCACGGGTCTCCGACTTCACCGCCTTCTTTTACGAAGGGGTTCTCATCGAGTTCGGCGCGACTGACCAACTATTCCAGAATCCGCGCCTGAAAAAAACCGAAGATTACATCCAAGGCAGATTCGGATGATTTTTCTTTTTTTTTGTTTTCCGGTTCAAGGTAAAGTTATGTTGGTTTTAGTTGAACCGGTTTTGAAGTTTATAGGGAGTTCGCAGCAATTTCTACAAAGCTGAGATAACGAGAAATTTCGTGAGGATATAACCGTGCATCATCTTGATCGCGAAATCGAAAAATTGAAGAAGAGCATTCTCGAAGTAGGAACCATTGTCGAGGAGAGTTTGCGGTATGCGATGCAATCACTCTTAACCCGTAGCGCAGAACCAGCAAAACGGGTGATTCATACCGACCCCACAGTGGACATCCGCGAAGTATTGGTCGAAGAAGAGTGCCTGAAAATTCTCGCGCTGTATCAACCGGTCGCGTATCAATTGCGGTTTGTCATTGCAGTATTGAAAATCAATAACGATCTCGAACGAATCGGCGATCTCGCTGTCAATATCGCGCAACGATCACTCGACTTGATGAAGTATCCCCCGTTGGAATATCCCGTCGACTTCAAACGGATGGCGTGGACCGTCGAACAGATGCTGGCAAAAAGTCTCGATGCATTGGTCAATCGCGATTCGACGTTGGCAGTCAAAGTTTGTATGCTCGACGATGAAGTTGACCAGATGCACCGCGACTCCTACCCCACCGTCGCCAAGATCATCACCGAACACCCCGAACAAGCGGAAGCGTTGCTCCATCTGCTATCGGTTTCACGCTACCTCGAACGCTGTGCCGACCAAGTCACAAATATCGCCGAAGATGTGATTTATTTGGTGGAAGGAAGTATCGTCCGGCACAAACACAAACACGAGTCCCCCAATAACGAAGAATAATCTCTGACACGACATTGGTCGGGTCGCATCGTTTTGCACAAACCAATAGGTAAATGTTAAGATTCTGTTAAGATAAATCACCCCCGTCGCTAAGGTATTGAAAAATCCAATACCATTTTGAAAGCGGCGGGTTTTGTTGTAAACTCTTAACGATTTCTTAACACAATTAACCTGAGTGAACCCATGCGACTCGACCGGATTCTACAGGCATTGCTCCCCCACGATGAGCACTTTTTCACCTTCTTCGAAGAGTCAGCCAACACCATCGCTACCGCGTCGGCGTTGCTTTGCAAACTCCCCGGCGCGTTGCCGGGCGAACGCGAGCAGCTTATCGCGAAAATCTCCGAATGCGAACATGCTGGCGACAATATCACCCACCAAGTATTTGAAGAGCTGAACCGGACGTTTGTCACCCCATTCGACCGCGAAGATATTCATATGCTCGCATCGGAATTGGATGACATCCTCGATTACATCGATGGCAGCGCCCGCCGGATTCATCTCTACAAGGTGAATAATTGTCCACCGGCGATGCTCGAATTGATGGAGTGTCTCCATCTATCGGTTATGGAACTCACGCGCGGCATTCCGATGTTGCGCAATTTTTCTAAACCGGAGGCGCTCAAAGCGGTAATCCAAAAGGTGAATGAGTACGAAAATACCGCCGACTCGATTTTCCAACGGGCAATTGCCGATCTCTTCGATAACGAACCGAATGCCATTGAGATCATCAAACTCAAAGAGATTTTCGTTGCGCTCGAAACAGCTACCGACAAATGCGAAGACGTTGCTAACGTTTTCGAAACTTTACTGATTAAGCACGCGTAATCTGGCGCATCATGTTAACCTTAGTCATCTTTATCATCTTTGTCGCGTTAGTCTTCGACTTCCTGAACGGATTCCACGACTCTGCCAATTCGATTGCGACCATCGTTTCCACCCGCGTCTTGACGCCGCGGAAGGCGGTGATGTGGGCGGCATTTTTCAACTTGGTCGCCGCCTTTATGTTCGATGTCCATGTCGCAAAAACGATTGGTAAGGGATTAGTCGAATTATCGGCGGTGAATGAATATGTCGTACTTGCCGGGCTGCTGGGCGCGATTGTTTGGAATCTCCTCACTTGGTGGTTCGGTATCCCTTCCAGTTCGTCTCATGCGCTCATCGGCGGGTATGCTGGCGCGGCAGTCGCGCGGGCCGGGTTTGATGTGGTGCTGTATCACGGTTGGACCAAAACGATCCTATTCATCTTCATCGCACCATTGATGGGGATGGTGATGGGATTTCTCCTGATGGCGATTGTGATGTGGATTATGCGGGGGCGTTCCGTTACAAAATCGAATAATGTGTTCCGGAAATTGCAGTTGGTATCGGCGGCGGCGTATAGCTTGGGACACGGTACTAATGATGCGCAAAAGACGATGGGTATTATTACTACCTTGCTCGTCACTGCCGGATTTCTTGACACCTTTGAAGTACCCTATTGGGTGATTCTTTCATCGCATTTCGCCATCGCAATGGGAACCTTGTTTGGGGGGTGGCGGATTGTGAAAACGATGGGTCAGAAAATTACCAAACTGAAACCGTCGGGCGGCTTCTGTGCTGAAACGGCGGGCGCGATCACACTGCTCGTCACGGCATTCGGCGGAATTGCGGTCAGCACTACCCATACCATTAGTGGCGCAATTATGGGCGTAGGCGCTACCCGGCGCGCATCGGCAGTCCGTTGGGGACTCGCTGGCAACATCATCATCGCTTGGATCCTCACGATACCCGCTTCCGCGCTCGTCGGCGCAATCTCCTACTACATCGTCAGCATCTTCGAATAATTTTTTTACTGGTTGGGTAGGGGCGGACTCCCATGTCCGCCCGAGTAGGTGAACAGACAAGATTGTCTGTCCTACGGTGTAGGGGCGAGATTTATCACGCCCGAAAGTAGGGGCGGACTCCCATGTCCGCCCTTTTTCTGTAGCGCGGACAACCCCGAAGGGCTCACGTTTCGTAATCATGTCTGCGTTTATTGGTGGTTACGGGCTTCCAAGCCCGTCGGTAGGGGCGTATGGCATACGCCCTAACACATTTGGGTACTGGCGATTCTCCAGAATTGCATTTTTTTTATACAGGTCGGGAGACCTGTCAGTACCCATACAAAAAAGAACGGGCTTGGAAGCCCGTAACCACCGAACCCTGCCTGACTTCGCGAGGAGTCCGCCGAACGGCGGACGACGTGGCGATCTCAGCAATGAGTTGGAGGTTAGGCAACCCGCCTTGCGGCTCACCGAAGGCACTCTTGCCTGACAAGATTGGGCGACCCAAAGGGTCTGCCCCTACTCCAAAATTCTATTCTCCCCAAATCCACTTGCTCTGCGAATCGAATTGCTTTACGTTTTACTATCTTTTCCAATTAGATAAATGTTCATTAAAACAAACCACACCCCAATTCACTTCACCTCAATTTTGGAGGCAGAATTATGAAAAATTCAAAAGCTCTTTCCTGTACTATTGTAGTGCTTTTGTTCACTTTGACTGCAAGTCCACTATTCGCGCAAACTCATTCACTTTTGTTTGATGGTGTTAACGATTATGTGGAATGCTTTGACGGTAGTTTACCAATCGGCAATACAGCAAGAACTGTTGAGTGTTGGGTAAAACTTAGATCAGTGCAACATTTCACCTCTCTCGTGTTCTACGGTACAGCGACCAATTCACAACGATTTAATCTATTTAGTTTTAATGGAAATCTCGACTTTGTCGGTCACGACAATGACATGACATCAAATTTCTACATTGCCGATAATATGTGGCATCATGTTTGTGTTACTTACAATGGAACGCAAGTAGTACTGTATGGCGATGGAAATGCTGTCGCAAGTTCAAACAAAAACTTGAACACAGTTGGATCAACTTTGCTGATTGGAAAAAGCACAAATCCCTTTACAGCATACGAATTTCTTGATGGACATATAAGCGAGTTAAAAATCTGGAACACCGCCCGCTCGCAATCCGAAATTCAATCAACAATGTACTCTTCCCTTACTGGTACAGAGCCCGGTTTAGTCGGCTACTGGCGTTTTAATGAGGCTGCTGGCACTACCGCATACAACGATGTTCCCGGTGGTGCAAATGGTACGATCTACGGAGCATCTTGGAGTACAGATATTCCCCATGTTGTTGCACTTGTTAGTCCTAACGGAGGAGAATCTTTCCGAATTGGAACACAAGACACCATCCGGTGGTCAAGTGTCGGATTCACAGGTAATGTGAATATCGAACTGAATCGCAATTATCCAACTGGGGCATGGGAAACATTGTTTGCTGATACTCCAAATGATGGGCAAGAATTGTGGACTGTCACTGGACCACCTACTCCAACTGCTCGGATTCGAGTTACTTCTTTAACAAATCCCGCAGTAAGTGACACATCAAGCGCGGGGTTTCGAGTTTTCCAATCGAGTGCGCCTTTTGTAAAATCTCTATCTTTTGATGGTGTAAATGATTCTGCAAGTGTATCAAACAACAACTTGCCAATGGGAAATTCACAACGAACAGTTGAGTGTTGGTTTAAAACCAATCAAATTGATACTATTGCGCCTGTTTTATGGGTTTGGGGATCACTTGCATTTGAGCGCAGTGCATTTGGTCTACACTTACAAAATGGAACACTCAACTTCTTTGGAAATCTTTCTGGGGATGTTAGAACCGATCATTTCGTGGCAGATGATTGTTGGCATCATGTTGCAGTTGTATATGACGGAGAACTATTAAAAATAATTGCTGATGGTGAAGAGCTAACCACAGCTAATAGGGATTTGAATACATTAACTACAACTTCGTCAGATCTAAAAATTGGGAAAATGCTCCCAGGTACCGCGTTACCTTATTACTTTCGAGGAAATCTTAGCGAGTTAAAAATCTGGAATACCGCCCGTTCCCAATCCGAAATTCAATCAACAATGTACTCATCCCTTACTGGTACAGAGCCCAGCTTAGTCGGCTACTGGCGTTTCAATGAAGGTGCAGGAACTACTGCATATAACGATGTACCGAATGGTGCTAACGGCACGATCTACGGTGCGACATGGAGTGCCGATGTACCGCAATTCGTGAGAGTGACTCGTCCCAATGGTAATGAAATATTCCGGGCGGGAACGGTTGATACTTTGCGTTGGATTGGCTTCAATACCGGTGCGATGCGGATTGATTTGAAACGTACATATCCAACTGGGAGTTGGGTGACGTTGTTTGATTCCGTTGCCAATACCGGATTTGTTCCGTGGTTGGTGACTGGTGAAACATCCACTGCAACCCGCATTCGGATAACGACGCTTGCCGAACCAATTCTTTCCGACACTTCCGATGCCAACTTCACAATCCAATATCCCGAACCGGCAGCGCCGGGCAATCTTGCTATCACGACTATTGGTGAAAATGCGAATCTCACATGGGCACGGGTCGATACCAATATCTATGGGCAAGCAATCACGGTGGAACGTTATATCGTGTTCTTCCGGGCACAGGAGAGTTACGGTTGGAATTTCCTCGCGGGAACGTTTGGTGCTAATGCAACTTCCTACACCCATGCTTTGGTCGTGACCCATTCCCCGGCGATGTATTATGAGGTGCGGGCATGGATCGGCGATAGTGATACGTTTGACCGGATAGTGCGGGAATTTTCCATTGGTACACCGGAAGAGGTGGTATTGCAGCGATTAGGTGGGCAAGTATCACGACCCATAGTGAAGAAAGTAGAGTAGGGATTGAATTTTTTTTGTGGTGGTTACGGGCTTCCAAGCCCGTCCGTAGGGGCTGACCCTCTGGGTCGCCCATGTAGGTGGACAGACTTTTCTGTGGTCTGTCCTACGGTGTGGTGGTACAGGATTCCAATCCTGTCTTCGCTGTTTCTGTTCCAATCATACAGGTCTGGAGACCTGTAACCACCATAAAAAAGGGCGAACACAAGGTTCGCCCCTACCCAA containing:
- a CDS encoding PEGA domain-containing protein; translated protein: MRSRFWEFWTDPDIAPEIKRGRDQLKAVLLIGFVFALAGGWALYQFVLRDRKALVIVESEPRGAVVQINGIKIGVTPYEFRTNSFGKYTIKVTMQHFVCSPESLVIDVQRKSKSFASFRLIPGDPNTMTETPVAQQPAPRAALPSVFKRGVPQTNPVPERGLGEQEYLKSSEENPRVIDAKYASVRIESDPSGAEVWIDNTPTSKLTPHVATLPLGIHRIVVKKSGYRAIDGEQIVSLATASSMQNLLFQLVAEAQATQGRAFVSTRPINGKVFLDGSLRGTGEVTIEPLAYGEYTLSFGAVEGYRTPAPVHVSITSGNSVATIVGTYEPLLSLVVSIDNQGGVRSGDASILYGVYADGNFTTDNANGPQKKYFKDVNFWSWELGYGYQNRNPAGSDAIELRFVLPDGIDKNNLKLRLFGYATNRSYPFTVSGKTRISVELNGKTVAGDVTPTRNLDREDPPGFDEWRIGNWLQAGENRLIVRTSSSSTAVYLLSRIVIL
- a CDS encoding NAD(P)/FAD-dependent oxidoreductase; protein product: MSDSAAAGSPMTVDIGIIGAGPVGLYATFYAGLRGMSAIVFDSMPQPGGQLQALYPKKKIYDVPGFPAILAEELVNNLHEQSVRYKPEVRLNTRIDTLVPAGEGFALTTVHGDTLQVRSVLIAAGLGAFLPRKLDLQDAQKLEERGVYYVVHNPEQFHGKRLLIIGGGDSAIDWGLTLVPHAKELTLIHLMKKFQAHEMNVNELLNTKANVHVEYQLKTIHGDEHVEAATIVNNVTGEEKTIAVDAILCFIGFLTNLGPIKEWGLAIRGNGVVVDFDMSTNIPGIFAAGDIVYHPGKIRLISTGFSEAAIAVNNAKHYLNPKDKIQPGHSSNMKME
- a CDS encoding T9SS type A sorting domain-containing protein; its protein translation is MVQSGNSIFACTEAFLTKTVISNDHRLNNSIVTSTNSPCSIALHDSIISLVCRDTYVGDSVYSIEVHDVNRQLIQISGIASTSPFFAVALTDNQLIASTMMGLSVFDLSVPYLNVVGRFPIQGIAYDVRFSGNLAFVASSTSGLRIIDASSPLNMREIGYYSLPDNQGIRKLTLTDSIAFVYGANSFHIFSFADCVAVNEINNANLLRKFSLHPNYPNPFNATTTIEYTIPKMGKVDLKVFDITGREVATLVNFHQNPGSYQIKFDGTTLATGTYFVRLQSGEFTQTRKMVLLR
- the pstB gene encoding phosphate ABC transporter ATP-binding protein PstB, coding for MTNEYVIEVANLDFFYGATQALHTINLQLERNKVTALIGPSGCGKSTFLRTLNRMNDLILGTRLTGSIQIDGVDIYAPTTDIFALRRKVGMVFQKSNPFPKSIFDNVAYGPRIHGISDRTILSEIVETSLKQAALWEEVKDRLDRNALGLSGGQQQRLCIARALAVKPEILLMDEPASALDPQATTRIEDLIADLSEKYTIVIVTHNMQQAARVSDFTAFFYEGVLIEFGATDQLFQNPRLKKTEDYIQGRFG
- the phoU gene encoding phosphate signaling complex protein PhoU — encoded protein: MHHLDREIEKLKKSILEVGTIVEESLRYAMQSLLTRSAEPAKRVIHTDPTVDIREVLVEEECLKILALYQPVAYQLRFVIAVLKINNDLERIGDLAVNIAQRSLDLMKYPPLEYPVDFKRMAWTVEQMLAKSLDALVNRDSTLAVKVCMLDDEVDQMHRDSYPTVAKIITEHPEQAEALLHLLSVSRYLERCADQVTNIAEDVIYLVEGSIVRHKHKHESPNNEE
- a CDS encoding DUF47 family protein — protein: MRLDRILQALLPHDEHFFTFFEESANTIATASALLCKLPGALPGEREQLIAKISECEHAGDNITHQVFEELNRTFVTPFDREDIHMLASELDDILDYIDGSARRIHLYKVNNCPPAMLELMECLHLSVMELTRGIPMLRNFSKPEALKAVIQKVNEYENTADSIFQRAIADLFDNEPNAIEIIKLKEIFVALETATDKCEDVANVFETLLIKHA
- a CDS encoding inorganic phosphate transporter, producing the protein MLTLVIFIIFVALVFDFLNGFHDSANSIATIVSTRVLTPRKAVMWAAFFNLVAAFMFDVHVAKTIGKGLVELSAVNEYVVLAGLLGAIVWNLLTWWFGIPSSSSHALIGGYAGAAVARAGFDVVLYHGWTKTILFIFIAPLMGMVMGFLLMAIVMWIMRGRSVTKSNNVFRKLQLVSAAAYSLGHGTNDAQKTMGIITTLLVTAGFLDTFEVPYWVILSSHFAIAMGTLFGGWRIVKTMGQKITKLKPSGGFCAETAGAITLLVTAFGGIAVSTTHTISGAIMGVGATRRASAVRWGLAGNIIIAWILTIPASALVGAISYYIVSIFE